A part of Setaria viridis chromosome 8, Setaria_viridis_v4.0, whole genome shotgun sequence genomic DNA contains:
- the LOC117834723 gene encoding wall-associated receptor kinase 2 yields MKHLAAMAVQVLWFLLTPTLAFSYIVPLPLPVVAASLSGIAQPSPMPAPRPDCPRMCGTVNIPYPFGIGVDCAWPGIDDFNITCNHSFNPPRAYLSDFEVISISLEAGEMRVFSPVSYKCYNSSNTTESNGQVGWSLYLMGSPFLISPTRNVFTAIGCDTLAFLEGREDSSFFTGCITSCNSLHEAAEDGEECTGLGCCQTGIPRNLTTITVDWSNYGANFAWKYSPCGYAFIAEKGWYHFKRHDLTRIGNKSFTDRVGNRTIPVVLDWAIRGNGSCQIGQESSGASGKPTAPACASAHSHCVDVTGPGYLCNCSEGYTGNPYVVGGCTNINECDLRKLNPMVYKKMYPCGSGSTCQDTQGDYKCKCKFGHRGDGRTDKGCQPIFPAPVAATIATFVALVLAFFVILLLQRRRLSQRFKNNGGEILKRMEIRNFTEKDVKKMTNNYKKPIGEGNFGKVFIGTIDGSQQVAVKCSVKKDEEMPKEEFVNEITIQFRFKHTNLVRLIGCCLETDVPKLVFEYIPNGSLEDILHVSEKQRELSLSERMDIAIGSAEALSYMHSHGEDNCIHGDVKPGNILLDDNLVPKVSDFGSSRLLLKYGNAFVKNVRGDWSYMDPVYMKTNCFRAKSDVYSFGVVLLELITRKTAMYGDSSLPIDFVKSYKEAGNGRSMYDREIFPGDAQSAVYTECLDKIGELAVKCLKEDMDERPTMAAVVEELKHVKLLIACEIMV; encoded by the exons ATGAAGCACCTTGCAGCCATGGCAGTACAAGTGCTGTGGTTTCTACTTACTCCAACCTTAGCATTTTCCTATATtgtgccactgccactgccgGTGGTGGCAGCCTCCCTCTCCGGTATAGCCCAGCCATCACCGATGCCAGCTCCACGACCGGACTGCCCTAGAATGTGCGGCACCGTAAACATTCCATACCCATTCGGCATCGGCGTCGATTGTGCCTGGCCAGGCATAGATGACTTTAATATCACTTGCAACCATAGCTTTAACCCTCCAAGAGCATACTTGTCCGATTTTGAGGTCATTAGCATCTCGTTGGAGGCCGGCGAGATGCGTGTCTTCTCCCCAGTGTCGTACAAATGCTACAACTCATCCAACACCACTGAATCAAATGGGCAGGTCGGCTGGTCACTATATCTCATGGGCTCGCCATTTTTGATCTCGCCCACGCGCAACGTTTTCACGGCCATTGGCTGCGACACGTTGGCGTTTCTAGAAGGCAGAGAGGATTCCAGCTTCTTCACTGGCTGCATCACCTCATGCAACAGCTTGCATGAAGCTGCTGAAGACGGAGAGGAGTGCACAGGTCTTGGCTGCTGCCAGACAGGCATACCGCGCAACCTTACCACGATAACAGTCGACTGGAGTAACTACGGCGCCAATTTTGCCTGGAAATACAGCCCCTGTGGCTACGCCTTTATCGCCGAGAAAGGATG GTACCACTTCAAACGACACGACCTCACTCGAATTGGAAACAAGAGCTTTACAGACCGTGTTGGAAATAGAACAATCCCAGTGGTTCTTGACTGGGCCATCAGGGGCAATGGGTCCTGCCAGATCGGGCAGGAGTCAAGTGGGGCATCAGGGAAACCGACTGCTCCGGCTTGTGCCAGCGCCCACAGCCACTGCGTTGACGTCACGGGGCCTGGGTACCTTTGCAACTGCTCCGAGGGATACACGGGAAATCCCTACGTCGTCGGTGGATGCACAA ATATTAATGAGTGTGATCTCCGAAAACTAAATCCGATGGTTTACAAAAAAATGTATCCATGTGGTAGCGGTAGCACATGCCAAGACACACAGGGCGATTACAAGTGCAAATGCAAGTTCGGGCACAGAGGAGATGGTAGAACTGACAAAGGATGTCAGCCCATATTTCCTGCACCGGTCGCTGCGACAATAG CAACATTTGTTGCCCTCGTCCTTGCTTTCTTCGtgattttgttgcttcagaggagaaGGCTGAGTCAACGTTTCAAAAACAACGGTGGGGAAATCCTGAAGCGAATGGAAATTCGAAACTTTACTGAGAAGGATGTGAAGAAGATGACAAACAACTATAAAAAGCCCATTGGAGAAGGAAACTTTGGCAAGGTCTTCATCGGGacaattgatgggtcccaacaGGTCGCTGTCAAATGCTCTGTGAAGAAAGATGAGGAGATGCCGAAGGAGGAGTTCGTGAATGAGATTACCATCCAGTTCAGGTTCAAGCACACGAACCTTGTCCGCCTCATCGGTTGCTGCCTTGAAACTGACGTTCCCAAGCTGGTGTTCGAGTATATCCCCAATGGAAGCCTCGAGGACATTCTTCACGTTTCTGAGAAGCAGCGTGAACTTTCGCTGTCAGAGCGCATGGACATTGCCATCGGTTCAGCAGAAGCTCTCTCCTACATGCACTCGCATGGTGAGGACAACTGCATCCATGGGGACGTCAAGCCCGGCAACATTCTTCTCGACGACAACCTCGTGCCCAAGGTCTCAGACTTTGGGTCGTCCAGGCTCTTGTTGAAATACGGGAACGCGTTCGTCAAGAATGTTCGAGGGGATTGGAGCTATATGGACCCAGTGTACATGAAGACAAATTGCTTCAGAGCGAAGAGTGATgtctacagcttcggcgtggtgCTCCTTGAACTCATCACGAGGAAGACAGCGATGTACGGCGACAGCAGCCTTCCCATAGACTTCGTCAAGTCCTACAAGGAGGCGGGCAACGGGAGAAGCATGTACGACAGAGAGATCTTCCCGGGTGATGCTCAGTCTGCTGTTTACACAGAGTGTCTTGACAAGATTGGCGAACTTGCGGTCAAATGCCTCAAGGAAGACATGGACGAGAGACCGACCATGGCGGCGGTAGTGGAGGAGCTTAAACATGTGAAGTTATTAATAGCCTGCGAGATCATGGTCTAA